One Staphylococcus simiae genomic region harbors:
- the agrA gene encoding quorum-sensing response regulator AgrA — translation MKIFICEDDPKQRENMVTIIKNYIMIEEKPMEIALATDDPYEVLEHSKNMTDIGCYFLDIQLASDINGIKLGSEIRKHDPVGNIIFVTSHSELTYLTFVYKVAAMDFIFKDDPAELKTRIIDCLETAHTRLQLLSKESNVETIELKRGSNSVYVQYDDIMFFESSTKSHRLIAHLDNRQIEFYGNLKEISQLDDRFFRCHNSFVVNRRNIDSIDSKERIVYFKNKEHCYASVRNIKKI, via the coding sequence ATGAAAATTTTCATTTGTGAAGATGACCCAAAACAGCGAGAAAATATGGTAACAATTATTAAAAATTACATTATGATAGAAGAAAAACCAATGGAAATTGCTCTGGCAACTGATGATCCTTATGAAGTACTTGAACATTCTAAAAATATGACAGATATTGGTTGCTACTTTTTAGATATACAATTAGCCTCTGATATTAACGGTATAAAATTAGGAAGTGAAATACGTAAGCATGATCCCGTTGGTAATATTATCTTTGTTACTAGTCATAGTGAACTAACTTATCTTACTTTTGTCTATAAAGTGGCTGCAATGGACTTCATATTTAAAGATGATCCTGCAGAGTTAAAAACAAGAATTATCGATTGTCTTGAAACTGCGCATACTAGATTACAATTATTATCTAAAGAAAGTAACGTTGAAACAATCGAACTTAAACGTGGTAGTAATTCTGTTTATGTTCAATATGATGATATTATGTTCTTTGAATCATCTACGAAATCTCATCGCTTGATTGCACATTTAGATAATCGTCAAATTGAGTTTTATGGTAATTTAAAAGAAATAAGTCAATTAGATGATCGTTTCTTCCGATGTCATAATAGTTTCGTTGTCAATCGTCGCAACATTGATTCTATTGACTCTAAAGAACGTATCGTTTACTTCAAAAATAAAGAACATTGTTATGCTTCAGTACGAAATATAAAAAAAATATAG
- a CDS encoding carbohydrate kinase family protein: MRRLYAIGEALIDFIPNTTNVKLKDVATFSRQVGGAPCNVACAVQKLGQQAYMITQLGNDAFGDRIIETIADIGVNVSYIKRTDEANTALAFVSLAEDGQRDFSFYRKPSADMLYHEDNIEELQLTSQDIMHFCSVDLVESPMKQAHHAMIDNMLTAKGTVVFDPNVRLPLWDDPEDCRRAILEFIPYAHIVKVSDEELEFITGIKDEDEAIQSLFKGNVEVVIYTKGKDGAVAYLKDGQTISHEGFKVTAVDTTGAGDAFIGAVISKLLASNTKDLTTLFENEGQEILAFSNKVAAKVTTEYGAIDSLPTLEEVIN; this comes from the coding sequence ATGAGACGTTTATATGCTATAGGTGAAGCATTAATCGATTTTATTCCCAATACAACGAATGTAAAATTAAAAGATGTAGCTACATTTTCTAGACAAGTTGGAGGTGCACCTTGCAATGTTGCTTGCGCAGTTCAAAAGTTAGGTCAACAAGCATATATGATTACGCAATTAGGCAATGATGCTTTTGGCGATCGTATCATTGAAACAATTGCTGACATAGGGGTGAATGTGTCGTATATTAAACGTACGGATGAAGCAAACACAGCATTAGCTTTCGTTAGTTTAGCTGAAGATGGACAACGCGATTTTTCATTTTATCGTAAACCATCTGCAGATATGCTATATCATGAGGATAATATTGAAGAATTACAATTGACTTCACAAGATATTATGCATTTTTGTTCGGTCGATTTAGTTGAAAGTCCTATGAAACAAGCGCATCATGCGATGATTGATAATATGCTTACTGCAAAGGGTACAGTAGTCTTTGACCCTAATGTACGTTTACCATTATGGGATGACCCAGAAGATTGTCGTCGTGCTATATTGGAATTTATCCCTTACGCTCATATAGTTAAAGTTTCAGACGAAGAGTTAGAGTTTATAACAGGTATAAAAGATGAAGACGAAGCAATACAATCATTGTTTAAAGGTAATGTTGAAGTGGTCATTTATACTAAAGGTAAGGACGGGGCAGTTGCTTACTTAAAAGATGGACAAACTATCAGTCATGAAGGGTTTAAAGTAACAGCTGTTGATACAACAGGTGCAGGTGATGCCTTTATTGGAGCGGTCATTAGTAAATTATTAGCATCAAACACTAAAGATTTAACTACATTATTTGAAAATGAAGGACAAGAAATTTTAGCGTTTAGTAATAAAGTGGCAGCAAAAGTAACAACGGAATATGGAGCTATCGACAGTTTACCAACGTTAGAAGAAGTTATAAATTAA
- a CDS encoding sucrose-6-phosphate hydrolase gives MIDWTREERYRRIEDVDIEYFKELKRKVDQSKYRQTFHIQPETGLLNDPNGLIYYKGTYYVSHQWFPLGAVHGLKYWYNYTSKDLVSFEPHGPILKPDTKYDSHGVYSGSAFEYNDHLYYMYTGNHRDSNWNRHSSQMIARMAEDGTIEKFPKPVISQQPEGYTSHFRDPKVFQIDDQYYAILAAQNNEEQGRLLLYVTDDIVNWKLLGEIKTHLTNFGYMWECPDYFKLDGYDVMLMCPQGLEADNDKYRNIYQSGYMIGDFDIDTLTFDHQSFIELDRGFDFYAPQTFTDENGQRILIGWMGLPEIEYPTDQEGWAHCLTIPRELTIEDGKLKQRPYKALEKLRHNKETALGYANKFTRKLHPYEGKQYELIIDVLENDATEIYFELRTSKTTSTVIAYNKEQNKLTFDRSESGLLPANVEDMTRSTILDTPLKRLQIFVDTSSIEIFCNDGERVLSSRIFPSEDAIGIKTSTESGQVYLQFTKYDLRNDI, from the coding sequence ATGATAGATTGGACAAGAGAAGAGAGATATCGACGTATAGAAGATGTTGATATAGAGTATTTTAAAGAATTAAAACGTAAAGTCGATCAATCAAAATATAGACAAACGTTTCATATACAACCAGAAACTGGATTATTAAATGATCCTAACGGTTTAATTTATTATAAAGGGACATATTATGTATCCCATCAATGGTTTCCATTAGGAGCAGTTCATGGATTAAAGTATTGGTATAACTATACTAGTAAAGATTTAGTATCATTTGAGCCGCATGGTCCTATTTTAAAGCCAGATACTAAATATGATAGTCATGGTGTCTATAGTGGTAGCGCTTTTGAATATAATGATCATTTATATTACATGTATACTGGAAATCATAGAGATAGTAATTGGAACAGACATTCAAGTCAAATGATTGCACGTATGGCAGAGGATGGCACAATTGAAAAGTTTCCTAAACCAGTGATTAGTCAGCAACCAGAAGGTTATACTAGTCATTTTAGAGATCCGAAAGTCTTTCAAATAGATGATCAATACTATGCCATTTTAGCTGCTCAAAATAATGAAGAACAAGGGCGATTATTATTATATGTCACTGATGATATTGTAAATTGGAAACTATTGGGAGAAATCAAGACACATTTAACAAATTTTGGTTATATGTGGGAATGTCCCGATTACTTTAAGTTAGATGGTTATGATGTTATGCTGATGTGCCCACAAGGCTTAGAAGCTGACAATGACAAATATCGTAATATTTATCAATCAGGTTATATGATAGGTGATTTTGATATTGATACGTTAACATTTGACCATCAATCATTTATTGAATTAGACCGTGGTTTTGATTTTTATGCACCACAAACTTTTACTGATGAAAATGGTCAACGTATTTTAATAGGATGGATGGGATTACCTGAAATAGAATATCCAACTGATCAAGAAGGTTGGGCGCATTGTTTAACAATACCAAGAGAATTAACAATAGAAGACGGTAAATTAAAGCAACGTCCTTATAAAGCTTTAGAAAAACTACGTCATAATAAAGAAACAGCATTAGGATATGCCAATAAATTCACACGTAAATTACATCCATATGAAGGTAAACAGTATGAGTTAATCATCGATGTATTAGAGAATGATGCTACAGAAATTTACTTTGAATTACGTACATCTAAAACAACTTCAACAGTGATTGCTTATAATAAAGAACAAAATAAATTAACTTTTGATAGATCAGAAAGTGGTTTATTACCAGCTAATGTAGAAGATATGACAAGAAGTACTATTCTAGATACACCACTAAAAAGATTGCAAATTTTTGTTGATACTTCAAGTATTGAAATATTCTGTAATGATGGAGAACGAGTACTATCTTCAAGAATTTTCCCAAGTGAAGATGCTATTGGCATTAAGACATCAACTGAATCAGGACAAGTTTATTTACAATTTACCAAATATGACTTAAGGAATGATATTTAA
- a CDS encoding LacI family DNA-binding transcriptional regulator gives MKTISDIARIAGVSKSTVSRFLNNGSVSKETSEKLTKIIADNDYQPNQFAQSLRAKQTHLIGAIIPRMNSFAVDETVKGLAMQCQKFQSQLLLNYTGLDINAEITALETFARSKVDGIVLMATDITDQHIEAIQKIDIPVVIVGQQHELLHSIIHNDYMAGQIVGEWIGQQGYKDVEVFSVSENDIAIGINRKNGLLDKLQEYHIKPRIHETVFNYMDAKLDVSEKLQHISHADAIVGATDTIALAIYKYCSDNDTQLKPQQVYGFGGDPMTQLVSPSIKTVHFNYFEAGQRAIEEIQQLLNKEHAPYSVTINVKV, from the coding sequence ATGAAGACGATTTCAGACATTGCAAGAATTGCAGGAGTATCTAAAAGTACAGTTTCAAGATTTTTAAATAATGGCTCAGTTAGTAAAGAAACGAGTGAAAAACTAACCAAAATTATTGCAGATAACGACTATCAGCCAAATCAATTTGCACAAAGTTTGAGAGCTAAACAAACTCACCTCATTGGTGCTATCATCCCAAGAATGAATTCATTTGCTGTTGACGAGACGGTTAAAGGTTTAGCAATGCAATGTCAAAAATTCCAATCACAATTATTATTGAACTATACTGGATTGGATATTAATGCTGAAATCACAGCGTTAGAAACATTTGCACGAAGTAAAGTTGATGGTATTGTCTTAATGGCAACTGATATCACAGATCAACATATAGAGGCCATTCAAAAAATTGATATTCCAGTTGTTATTGTAGGACAGCAACATGAATTATTACATAGTATTATTCATAATGATTATATGGCTGGGCAAATTGTTGGCGAATGGATAGGTCAACAAGGTTATAAAGATGTAGAAGTGTTTAGTGTTAGTGAAAATGATATTGCCATAGGTATAAATAGAAAAAATGGATTATTAGATAAATTACAAGAATATCATATTAAACCACGCATTCACGAAACAGTGTTTAACTATATGGATGCAAAGTTAGATGTGTCAGAAAAACTGCAACATATTAGTCATGCTGATGCAATTGTCGGCGCTACAGATACGATAGCATTAGCTATATATAAATATTGTTCGGATAACGATACGCAACTTAAACCACAACAAGTTTATGGTTTTGGTGGAGATCCTATGACACAGTTGGTATCGCCTTCAATTAAAACGGTACATTTCAATTATTTTGAAGCGGGACAACGTGCGATTGAAGAAATTCAACAGTTATTAAATAAAGAACATGCACCTTATAGCGTCACAATAAATGTTAAAGTATAG
- a CDS encoding ammonium transporter: MHISDTIFLFLCTLLVWLMTPGLSLFYGGLVQSKNALNTVMQSMAAIILVTFVWITVGFTISFGHGNLWFGNLDFLGLDHVGFNIDKEISPHVPLALFMLFQMMFCTIAISILSGSIAEKMKFIPYLIFVVIWTALVYSPVAHWVWGGGWINKLGVLDFAGGTVVHITSGVSGLVLAIMIGNHEKNDIPTPHNLIITLIGGIFVWVGWYGFNVGSAFTFDHIAMLAFTNTVLAASAGAFGWLLLEYLFKHTTSLLGLLLGVLAGLVVITPAAGYVSYLSAIIMAVIGGASCYVVVNYIKVKLKYNDALDAFGIHGVGGIIGAILTAVFQSNKANPDIENGFLYSGNIHVLGVQILCVSAVIMFSIIMTYVIARTIKLFAPLSVTKEETQIGLDKIVHGEHAYFYGELNRFNRHIKR, encoded by the coding sequence ATGCATATTAGTGATACAATTTTTTTATTTTTATGTACATTATTAGTTTGGTTGATGACTCCAGGGTTAAGTTTATTTTACGGTGGGTTAGTTCAATCTAAAAATGCCTTAAATACAGTGATGCAAAGTATGGCTGCAATTATCTTAGTGACATTTGTTTGGATAACTGTAGGATTTACTATAAGTTTTGGTCATGGTAATTTGTGGTTTGGTAATTTAGATTTCTTGGGACTTGATCATGTAGGTTTTAACATTGATAAAGAAATTAGTCCTCATGTACCTTTAGCATTATTTATGTTGTTTCAAATGATGTTCTGCACAATTGCGATTTCAATTTTATCCGGTTCAATAGCTGAGAAAATGAAGTTTATACCGTATCTCATCTTTGTAGTCATTTGGACAGCTTTAGTATATAGCCCTGTAGCTCACTGGGTATGGGGCGGAGGTTGGATTAATAAGTTAGGCGTGCTCGATTTTGCTGGTGGTACAGTCGTCCATATTACTTCAGGGGTTTCTGGATTAGTACTGGCAATAATGATAGGTAATCATGAGAAAAATGATATACCAACGCCACATAATTTGATTATTACTTTGATTGGAGGCATTTTCGTATGGGTAGGTTGGTATGGTTTTAATGTTGGTAGTGCTTTTACATTTGATCATATCGCTATGCTTGCTTTTACGAATACAGTACTTGCAGCAAGTGCTGGAGCCTTTGGATGGTTACTGTTGGAATATTTATTTAAACATACAACGAGTTTACTTGGTTTATTATTAGGTGTATTAGCTGGATTAGTAGTCATTACACCAGCTGCTGGTTATGTAAGTTACTTGAGTGCTATCATTATGGCCGTCATTGGCGGTGCTAGTTGTTATGTTGTTGTAAATTATATCAAAGTTAAATTAAAGTATAATGATGCTTTAGATGCTTTTGGTATACATGGTGTGGGAGGCATTATTGGTGCTATATTAACAGCAGTATTTCAAAGTAACAAAGCTAATCCTGATATTGAAAATGGCTTTCTTTATTCAGGAAATATACATGTATTAGGCGTACAAATTTTATGTGTAAGTGCAGTAATTATGTTTAGTATTATTATGACTTATGTGATTGCACGGACTATAAAATTATTTGCTCCATTATCAGTAACTAAAGAAGAAACACAAATTGGTTTGGACAAAATTGTACATGGTGAGCACGCCTATTTTTATGGAGAGTTAAATCGCTTTAATCGTCATATTAAAAGATGA
- a CDS encoding sulfurtransferase TusA family protein, with the protein MLYELGTVGMVCPFPLIEAQKKMTTLEIGDELKIDFDCTQATEAIPNWAAENGYPVTNYEQLDDASWTITIEKA; encoded by the coding sequence ATGTTATATGAACTTGGGACAGTCGGTATGGTTTGTCCATTTCCACTAATTGAAGCGCAAAAGAAGATGACAACTTTAGAAATAGGTGACGAATTAAAAATCGATTTTGATTGTACGCAAGCAACAGAAGCTATTCCTAATTGGGCAGCTGAAAATGGATATCCAGTAACTAACTATGAACAATTAGATGATGCATCATGGACGATAACGATTGAAAAAGCATAA
- a CDS encoding YeeE/YedE family protein, producing the protein MWTIVSGLIVGVLLGFVMQRTRFCLAGGFRDMYVQKSNKMFYALLIAITIQSIGLLLLTRLGLITIPTHSFPVVGTIIGSFIFGIGIVLAGGCATGTWYRAGEGLIGSWIALVLYAFTAAITKTGILLPVMTFINQSTNVNSDISQTTGIPIWILVMLLTIITVFLIIKTLKRPKPKMAVPKLQQRFSGLRHYLFEKRYHPFVAAIAVGVIALIAWPMSASTGRPYGLGITTPSANLIHFLISGDRQFIDWGVLLVLGIFIGSYIAARGAREFKWRLPDRTTIKNSAIGGICMGFGASVAGGCSIGNGLVETATMSWQGWIALGSMILGVWTISYFIFIRPMKQINKQQRQTISQTQTI; encoded by the coding sequence ATTTGGACAATTGTTAGTGGACTTATTGTTGGTGTTTTATTAGGTTTTGTAATGCAGAGAACACGCTTTTGCTTAGCAGGCGGATTTCGTGATATGTATGTGCAGAAAAGTAATAAAATGTTTTATGCTTTACTTATCGCTATCACAATTCAAAGTATAGGATTATTATTATTGACTCGACTAGGATTGATTACAATACCAACACATAGTTTTCCGGTTGTTGGTACGATCATTGGATCATTTATCTTTGGCATAGGTATTGTATTGGCAGGAGGATGTGCCACAGGAACATGGTACCGTGCAGGAGAGGGACTCATCGGTAGTTGGATAGCCTTGGTACTTTATGCCTTCACAGCAGCAATAACCAAAACTGGTATATTATTACCAGTGATGACATTTATTAATCAATCTACTAATGTTAATAGTGATATCTCTCAAACAACAGGTATTCCTATATGGATACTCGTAATGTTATTAACTATTATTACAGTATTTCTTATAATCAAAACGTTAAAACGACCTAAACCTAAAATGGCTGTACCAAAGTTGCAACAACGCTTTTCAGGATTAAGACATTATTTATTTGAAAAAAGATATCACCCGTTTGTTGCTGCAATCGCAGTGGGAGTGATTGCTTTAATTGCGTGGCCAATGAGTGCGTCAACAGGACGCCCATATGGATTAGGTATAACTACGCCATCTGCGAACTTAATTCATTTTTTGATATCTGGAGACCGACAATTTATTGATTGGGGTGTCTTACTTGTTTTAGGAATCTTTATCGGTTCATATATTGCTGCAAGAGGAGCTAGAGAGTTTAAGTGGCGCTTACCGGATAGAACAACAATTAAGAATAGCGCAATTGGAGGTATCTGCATGGGCTTTGGGGCATCTGTTGCTGGTGGGTGTTCGATTGGTAATGGTTTAGTAGAAACTGCGACAATGTCTTGGCAAGGATGGATTGCTTTAGGATCAATGATATTAGGTGTATGGACAATAAGTTACTTTATATTTATTAGACCTATGAAACAGATAAACAAACAACAGAGACAAACGATTAGTCAAACACAAACAATTTAG
- a CDS encoding redox-sensing transcriptional repressor Rex yields the protein MTDQVKIPRATLKRLPLYYRFVSTLKSKGVDRVNSKAISEALQIDSATIRRDFSYFGELGKKGYGYNIDSLLEFFKSELSESDIIKIAIVGVGNLGKALLTYNFSIHDEMTITEAFDVKKDVIGQKIGNVVIKDNSELESTLKQQDIDVVILTTPERVAQKVADQIVASGVKGILNFTPGRINTPADVQVHQIDLGIELQSLLFFMKNYSE from the coding sequence ATGACTGACCAAGTTAAAATTCCTCGAGCAACTTTAAAACGTTTACCACTATACTATAGATTTGTTAGCACATTAAAATCTAAAGGCGTTGATCGTGTAAACTCCAAAGCGATTAGCGAAGCGTTACAAATTGACTCGGCTACAATTCGTCGCGATTTCTCTTATTTTGGCGAATTAGGTAAAAAAGGTTATGGATATAATATTGATAGTTTATTAGAATTTTTTAAATCGGAATTAAGTGAGAGCGATATAATTAAGATTGCTATCGTTGGTGTCGGAAATCTGGGGAAAGCACTACTTACATATAACTTTTCTATACATGATGAAATGACTATTACGGAAGCTTTTGATGTTAAAAAAGATGTGATAGGTCAAAAAATTGGTAATGTTGTTATTAAAGATAATAGTGAACTAGAATCAACATTGAAACAACAAGATATCGATGTAGTTATTTTAACAACGCCTGAAAGAGTTGCACAAAAAGTGGCAGATCAGATAGTTGCATCTGGTGTGAAAGGCATTTTAAACTTTACGCCTGGTCGCATTAATACGCCAGCAGATGTTCAAGTACACCAAATTGATTTAGGTATTGAATTACAATCATTATTATTTTTTATGAAAAATTATAGTGAATAA
- the abc-f gene encoding ribosomal protection-like ABC-F family protein produces MILLQLNHIAKSFDGEDIFTDVDFEVKTDERIGIVGRNGAGKSTLMKIIAGVEGYDTGTISKIKNLKIGYLTQQMTLNSNATVFEEMSKPFNHIKNMEQLIKQETDWLAQHANDYDTTEYSEHMERYESLTNQFEQLEGYQYESKIKTVLHGLNFTEEDFDKPINDFSGGQKTRLSLAQMLLNEPDLLLLDEPTNHLDLETTKWLEDYLRYFKGAIVIISHDRYFLDKIVTQIYDVALGGVKKYIGNYDQFIAQRDQYYHKRMQEYERQQDEIKRLETFVDKNITRASTSGMAKSRRKMLKKMERIDKPMLDAKSANIQFGFDRNTGNDVMHIKHLEIGYSSPITKPINIEVSKGDHIAIIGPNGIGKSTLIKTIAGLQQQLGGDINFGANLKIGYYDQKQAEFKSNKTILDYVWDQYRDMNEKDIRAVLSRFLFVQDDVKKIINDLSGGEKARLQLALLMLQRDNVLILDEPTNHLDIDSKEMLEQALQYFEGTILFVSHDRYFINQLANKVFDLTADGGTMYLGNYQYYIEKIEERDALQAQSDAQNNDHHLEHTTINKESSYHSQKEQRRLQRKLERQISDCESLIESLEADIETIDQQLTQPEIFNAPQKANELAMQKSDSEQKLEQAMIEWEELQQKL; encoded by the coding sequence ATGATACTTTTACAACTTAATCATATAGCAAAATCATTCGATGGTGAAGATATTTTTACTGATGTTGATTTTGAAGTCAAAACAGATGAACGTATCGGTATTGTTGGTAGAAATGGTGCTGGTAAATCAACATTAATGAAAATTATTGCTGGTGTAGAGGGCTATGATACTGGTACTATCTCCAAAATTAAAAATTTAAAAATTGGCTATTTAACTCAACAAATGACGTTAAATTCAAATGCCACAGTGTTTGAAGAAATGTCAAAACCATTTAACCATATTAAAAATATGGAACAATTGATTAAACAAGAGACTGATTGGTTAGCACAACATGCCAACGACTATGATACCACTGAATATAGTGAACATATGGAACGCTATGAGTCTTTGACAAACCAATTTGAACAATTAGAAGGATATCAATATGAAAGTAAAATAAAGACAGTATTACATGGTTTAAATTTCACTGAAGAAGATTTTGACAAACCGATTAACGATTTTAGTGGTGGTCAAAAAACTCGATTATCATTGGCTCAAATGCTGCTAAATGAACCTGACTTATTATTATTAGATGAACCTACTAACCACTTAGATTTAGAAACAACTAAATGGTTAGAAGATTATTTAAGGTATTTCAAAGGTGCTATTGTCATAATCAGTCATGACCGTTACTTTTTAGATAAAATTGTTACTCAAATTTATGACGTTGCCCTTGGTGGTGTTAAAAAATACATTGGTAACTACGATCAGTTTATTGCTCAACGTGATCAATACTATCACAAGCGCATGCAAGAATATGAGCGTCAACAAGATGAAATCAAACGTTTAGAAACATTTGTTGATAAAAACATTACACGTGCTTCGACAAGCGGTATGGCTAAAAGTCGCCGTAAAATGTTGAAAAAAATGGAACGTATTGATAAACCAATGTTAGATGCCAAAAGTGCTAACATCCAATTCGGCTTTGATCGGAACACTGGTAACGACGTCATGCATATTAAACACTTAGAAATTGGTTATAGCTCACCTATCACTAAACCGATTAATATTGAAGTGTCTAAAGGTGATCATATTGCTATTATCGGACCAAATGGTATAGGTAAATCAACATTAATTAAAACAATTGCTGGCTTACAACAACAACTCGGTGGCGACATTAATTTCGGTGCTAACTTAAAAATCGGCTATTATGATCAAAAACAAGCTGAATTTAAATCTAATAAGACAATTTTAGACTATGTATGGGATCAATATCGTGACATGAATGAAAAAGATATTCGCGCTGTCTTAAGTCGATTCTTATTCGTGCAAGATGATGTCAAAAAAATAATTAATGATTTATCTGGTGGCGAAAAAGCGAGATTGCAACTTGCGCTTTTAATGTTACAACGTGATAATGTCTTAATATTAGACGAACCTACCAATCATTTAGATATTGACTCAAAAGAAATGTTGGAACAAGCTTTACAATATTTTGAAGGTACCATACTCTTTGTGTCTCACGATCGTTATTTCATTAATCAACTCGCTAATAAAGTGTTCGATTTAACCGCTGATGGTGGTACGATGTATCTAGGTAATTATCAATACTATATCGAAAAAATTGAAGAACGAGATGCTTTACAAGCTCAAAGTGATGCACAAAATAATGACCATCACCTGGAACATACAACGATTAATAAAGAATCTTCTTACCATAGTCAAAAGGAACAACGCCGTCTTCAAAGAAAATTAGAAAGACAAATTTCTGACTGTGAATCATTAATAGAATCACTAGAGGCTGACATTGAAACTATCGATCAACAATTAACACAACCCGAAATTTTTAATGCCCCACAAAAAGCCAATGAACTAGCTATGCAAAAGTCTGATAGCGAACAAAAATTAGAACAAGCAATGATAGAGTGGGAAGAATTACAACAAAAATTATAA